From Phycisphaerae bacterium, the proteins below share one genomic window:
- the rlmN gene encoding 23S rRNA (adenine(2503)-C(2))-methyltransferase RlmN: MTAALVLRDASNDQSGKTDGVLPVTRSLLDGDVVKFCQGTPEGYEIESVIVPMGARDTTWRTLCVSSQIGCGRGCTFCQTGRMGLLRNLSVAEILGQVSAARRHFGANIRNVVFMGMGEPLDNFDNVIAAIRAMHDDRVESIPRRRITVSTVGRCDGIRRLAALRWRRLKLAVSLNAPNDEIRSRIMPINRTDSMAALREAIGEYPVRAGGHVLIEYVLLGGVNDAPEHAEELADYLRGLRTCVNLIPWNPCEGLPFEPPAEANVIRFQETLMRLGQLTFRRNTKGQRAMAACGQLGKIPFFT, translated from the coding sequence ATGACCGCCGCTTTGGTTCTTCGAGATGCTTCCAATGACCAGTCCGGAAAGACGGACGGCGTCTTGCCCGTGACGCGCTCACTCCTCGACGGCGACGTGGTCAAGTTTTGTCAGGGCACGCCCGAGGGCTATGAGATTGAATCCGTCATTGTCCCAATGGGGGCCCGCGATACGACGTGGCGGACGCTCTGCGTCTCTTCGCAGATCGGGTGTGGCCGGGGCTGCACGTTTTGTCAGACAGGGCGAATGGGACTGCTGCGCAATCTTTCGGTGGCGGAGATTCTCGGGCAAGTCTCGGCGGCGCGGCGTCATTTTGGGGCGAATATCCGCAATGTCGTATTCATGGGGATGGGCGAGCCGCTCGACAATTTCGACAATGTCATTGCCGCCATTCGGGCGATGCATGACGACCGGGTCGAGTCGATACCCCGCCGTCGAATCACGGTTTCCACCGTCGGCCGCTGTGACGGCATTCGGCGCCTGGCGGCGCTTCGCTGGCGGCGATTGAAACTGGCCGTTTCTCTGAATGCACCGAACGACGAAATCCGGTCACGGATCATGCCGATTAATCGGACGGATTCGATGGCGGCGCTGCGCGAGGCCATCGGCGAATACCCGGTGCGGGCCGGCGGACACGTTTTGATTGAATACGTGCTCTTGGGCGGAGTTAATGACGCACCAGAGCATGCCGAGGAATTGGCGGATTATCTGCGGGGGCTGCGGACGTGCGTCAATCTGATTCCTTGGAATCCGTGCGAAGGCCTGCCGTTTGAGCCACCGGCCGAGGCAAACGTCATTCGCTTTCAGGAAACGCTGATGCGACTGG
- a CDS encoding type II CAAX endopeptidase family protein, translated as MATPSKPYPSIPRAILLILTALVLQFFLSFVGGFLLCRMGLEFQSWHLGLINCLALGLVYAWGCLESDESIGDLLPFQGVTVGGLIALSVTVIGINVLICELLNFLSWALPLRGFWRDMLEMPLGDEENIYGVLFFLVVVAPITEEPLFRGLILNGFLNRFKVRWAIVASSILFALMHLNPIQFPVALILGMLFGWWRVHSRSLWPCLWGHALNNGLPTMLAMGGVEIAGYPPSGAGGPPRFQALWLDLSGAALVLLGLVWTAAIFRRQSAPPIARAVTIPLRPPLGTTSEVTGQ; from the coding sequence GTGGCCACTCCCAGCAAACCCTATCCCTCCATTCCGCGCGCGATCCTCCTGATCCTCACGGCCCTCGTGCTCCAGTTTTTCCTGAGCTTCGTCGGGGGGTTCCTCCTCTGTCGAATGGGACTGGAGTTTCAATCCTGGCACCTTGGTCTCATCAATTGCCTTGCTCTCGGCCTCGTCTATGCGTGGGGATGCCTCGAATCGGATGAATCAATCGGCGACCTGCTGCCCTTTCAGGGCGTAACGGTGGGCGGACTCATCGCCCTGAGCGTCACCGTGATCGGGATCAACGTGCTGATTTGCGAGTTACTCAATTTCTTGTCGTGGGCGCTGCCGCTGCGCGGCTTCTGGCGCGACATGCTCGAGATGCCGCTCGGTGACGAAGAGAACATTTACGGGGTACTCTTTTTCCTGGTCGTCGTGGCGCCGATCACGGAAGAGCCCCTTTTTCGCGGTTTGATTCTGAACGGCTTCCTGAACCGCTTCAAGGTCCGCTGGGCCATTGTGGCGTCATCCATTCTCTTCGCCCTGATGCATCTGAATCCCATCCAATTTCCGGTGGCGTTGATCCTCGGCATGCTGTTCGGCTGGTGGCGCGTCCATTCGCGCAGTCTTTGGCCGTGTCTGTGGGGTCATGCGCTCAACAACGGCCTGCCGACCATGCTCGCGATGGGGGGCGTGGAAATCGCGGGATACCCGCCGAGCGGAGCCGGGGGTCCACCGCGATTTCAGGCCCTCTGGCTCGACCTCTCCGGCGCTGCGCTGGTGCTCCTCGGCTTGGTCTGGACCGCCGCGATCTTCCGGAGGCAGTCTGCTCCCCCGATCGCACGGGCCGTAACCATACCGCTCCGCCCGCCTCTGGGAACCACATCGGAAGTCACCGGCCAGTAA
- a CDS encoding glycosyltransferase: protein MPQLLELGIHDPIPPQIERPAGGRADASRSGRAVPQVGRGRRVALLAVHHVRVDGQTLTGGAEKYIQQAIEALLRVGTRVHVGYSGDSIYDELLAAHGPNELTVERTGWLDENLSGDARLDLGVFLQRRRWLRAVHADTVFAVQQASGGAFVNSLLAAKSLRLRVVTSIRQMPETPAEAAPRLKGMLPAPRLWQRRPVWRRRIPAWCADAMIFNSRRVAEGYARQYGFSRDRCCVIRNGETALGAVQTPAARALRIAAVGRVTAAKGADTLFDAFSIVARRNPAARLTYYGDGPLVPILQARARNSGLAERVRFAGYLSDRARIYDEVDICVQASRRESMANSVIEAMARGIPCIVSNVGGLPEMLVDEASGLVVPPEDARKLAEALARLLTDSDLYSRIRSAAARRARSLFDPYEFQRATVAAILG from the coding sequence ATGCCTCAACTCCTCGAACTCGGCATCCATGATCCGATTCCTCCGCAGATTGAACGACCGGCCGGCGGGCGGGCGGATGCGTCGCGGTCCGGGCGGGCCGTGCCCCAGGTCGGCCGGGGACGGAGGGTCGCGCTGTTGGCCGTGCATCATGTCCGCGTGGACGGTCAGACGCTCACGGGGGGGGCGGAAAAGTACATTCAGCAGGCGATTGAGGCGCTGCTGCGCGTCGGGACGCGGGTACACGTCGGCTATTCGGGAGACTCGATCTATGACGAGCTGCTTGCGGCGCACGGGCCGAATGAACTGACCGTCGAACGGACGGGCTGGCTGGATGAGAACCTGTCGGGCGACGCCCGGTTGGATTTGGGCGTGTTCCTTCAGCGGCGGCGGTGGTTGCGGGCGGTCCATGCGGACACGGTCTTCGCGGTACAGCAGGCGAGCGGCGGGGCGTTCGTGAACTCGCTGCTGGCGGCCAAATCGCTGCGGCTGCGGGTAGTGACGTCGATCCGGCAGATGCCGGAGACACCGGCCGAGGCCGCGCCGCGGTTGAAGGGAATGCTGCCCGCCCCGCGGCTGTGGCAGCGCCGGCCGGTCTGGCGGCGGCGAATCCCGGCGTGGTGTGCGGATGCCATGATCTTCAACAGCCGCCGCGTCGCGGAGGGTTACGCCCGGCAATATGGATTCAGCCGTGATCGATGTTGTGTTATCCGCAATGGTGAGACCGCACTGGGCGCCGTGCAAACACCGGCCGCGAGAGCGCTGCGAATTGCGGCCGTCGGTCGCGTCACGGCGGCGAAGGGAGCGGACACGCTCTTTGACGCATTTTCCATCGTCGCGCGGCGAAACCCCGCGGCACGGCTAACGTACTACGGCGACGGGCCGCTGGTGCCGATTCTGCAAGCGCGAGCACGAAATAGCGGCCTTGCCGAGCGGGTGCGCTTCGCGGGCTACTTGAGCGATCGCGCCCGGATCTACGACGAAGTGGATATTTGCGTGCAGGCCTCGCGCCGGGAGTCGATGGCCAACAGCGTCATCGAGGCGATGGCGCGGGGGATTCCGTGCATCGTATCCAATGTGGGTGGCTTGCCGGAGATGCTGGTGGACGAGGCGAGCGGACTGGTCGTGCCCCCGGAGGATGCGCGGAAGCTGGCGGAGGCCCTGGCACGGCTATTGACCGACTCGGACCTGTATTCGCGAATCCGCTCGGCGGCAGCTCGCCGCGCGCGAAGCCTGTTCGACCCGTACGAGTTCCAACGGGCGACGGTGGCGGCGATCTTGGGCTAA
- a CDS encoding histidine phosphatase family protein, with product MLVYLVRHAHSLANAGEDEGLNSGLSPLGMRQVDALTRRFADTQFTAVYSSPFRRCLETALPIAALHLEPVRLRQEIFEFHGLTSVSGIESGLPGVEELVGHHPGRVVACPDCDGPIYWPALDEPFEAMVARAQAFAAYLKGRWRGEKDKVLVVGHGSPIARLIEAWLTDRPGPAFQFVIDNATVHLLRFRGGVSSLLQLNDTSHLTGLIAPESPFGPTTGAPEMKGAEW from the coding sequence GTGCTGGTTTATCTCGTTCGACATGCCCACTCCCTGGCCAACGCCGGGGAGGATGAGGGTCTCAACTCTGGTCTCTCCCCGCTCGGCATGCGCCAAGTCGATGCCCTGACCCGCCGCTTCGCCGACACGCAATTCACAGCCGTCTATAGCAGCCCCTTCCGACGCTGTCTGGAGACTGCATTGCCTATCGCGGCGCTGCACCTGGAGCCGGTCCGATTGCGACAAGAAATATTCGAATTTCACGGCCTTACTTCGGTGTCCGGGATCGAAAGCGGCCTCCCCGGCGTGGAGGAGTTGGTCGGACATCATCCCGGCCGAGTCGTTGCCTGCCCGGATTGTGACGGCCCCATTTACTGGCCCGCGCTCGACGAACCCTTTGAAGCAATGGTCGCCCGGGCCCAGGCCTTTGCCGCCTACCTCAAGGGCCGTTGGCGCGGGGAGAAGGACAAGGTCCTCGTCGTCGGACACGGCAGTCCGATCGCCCGGCTGATCGAGGCGTGGCTGACCGACCGGCCCGGTCCTGCGTTCCAATTCGTCATCGACAACGCCACGGTCCACCTGCTTCGCTTCCGCGGCGGCGTCAGCAGCCTGCTACAGCTCAACGACACGTCACACCTGACCGGCCTGATTGCCCCCGAATCCCCCTTCGGCCCGACGACCGGCGCGCCCGAAATGAAGGGCGCCGAGTGGTAG